From a single Aspergillus puulaauensis MK2 DNA, chromosome 2, nearly complete sequence genomic region:
- a CDS encoding CDC26 family anaphase-promoting complex subunit (COG:S;~EggNog:ENOG410PZAR;~InterPro:IPR018860;~PFAM:PF10471;~go_component: GO:0005680 - anaphase-promoting complex [Evidence IEA];~go_process: GO:0030071 - regulation of mitotic metaphase/anaphase transition [Evidence IEA];~go_process: GO:0031145 - anaphase-promoting complex-dependent catabolic process [Evidence IEA]), translated as MIRRKPTAIAITPDDLTIFEEERLRKLERENNGRESAQNGIRVNFDPSDELKPLPGDKARIVRSREERIGIGQRT; from the coding sequence ATGATCCGCCGAAAACCCACCGCCATAGCAATCACACCCGATGATCTTACAATCTTCGAGGAAGAGCGACTGCGCAAATTGGAACGTGAAAACAATGGTCGCGAGTCCGCGCAGAACGGCATTCGCGTCAACTTTGACCCTAGCGACGAATTGAAGCCTTTACCTGGTGACAAGGCAAGAATAGTTAGGTCTCGTGAAGAGCGTATAGGCATTGGCCAGCGCACTTGA
- a CDS encoding uncharacterized protein (COG:S;~EggNog:ENOG410PY51) codes for MRLCHVISRTRKSDDRNLFQSGFDTSDPNQALWSRMLQLRTMLLRPRRIGWMESSILSARQFSVSRTSRAGSPPPTQSSSPKSSVDRPRKRIPPAQLKFNSPSSDRPRPRRIIDARSLAASKPGGQPANILKGPRRLAGRGGTSARTRKPYNSKPASRKSGHFPQKVSSAEDNNADQIIELENVYRELAEKTNPTRTRYQPDFPDLQSLSKTWPSLPTDITATTAGISEKLSLLSERYPNGYVPPYVLGKRLFEGKFVQFQSEEERAEALDAAKKFAQEAADKLSQEKGELVDPEAVTFKGMESAEHSSLIESLVQGKYSTADIPQANKPPVIGEILKNLRSNETYQASGKKTQFMAKLESLLVRPAKSV; via the exons ATGCGGCTGTGTCACGTGATCTCTCGAACTCGGAAATCCGACGACAGGAATCTTTTTCAAAGTGGATTCGACACCTCTGACCCCAATCAAGCATTGTGGTCCAGGATGCTTCAACTGCGGACCATGTTACTGCGTCCACGGCGCATAGGATGGATGGAGTCATCTATCCTTTCTGCTCGGCAGTTCTCCGTATCCAGGACGTCGAGAGCAGGCTCACCTCCACCAA CTCAATCGAGTTCTCCCAAATCGTCCGTCGATCGACCAAGAAAACGAATCCCGCCTGCACAATTAAAGTTCAACAGTCCCAGTTCAGACAGGCCTCGTCCGCGCCGAATCATTGATGCGAGATCTTTAGCAGCCTCTAAACCTGGTGGCCAACCAGCAAACATTCTTAAAGGCCCACGCCGCCTAGCAGGTCGAGGTGGAACGTCGGCGCGTACACGCAAGCCCTATAACTCGAAGCCGGCGTCGCGCAAGTCTGGCCACTTTCCTCAGAAAGTCTCAAGTGCAGAGGACAATAATGCGGATCAGATTATTGAACTTGAGAATGTCTATCGAGAACTTGCAGAGAAAACGAACCCCACCCGCACCCGCTATCAGCCTGACTTTCCTGACTTGCAGAGCTTGAGTAAGACATGGCCATCATTGCCAACAGATATTACGGCGACTACTGCTGGCATTTCCGAGAAACTTTCGCTACTTAGTGAACGCTATCCGAACGGTTACGTCCCGCCCTACGTACTCGGCAAGCGACTTTTTGAAGGGAAATTTGTCCAGTTTCAgagtgaggaggagcggGCCGAGGCTCTAGATGCAGCCAAAAAGTTTGCCCAGGAGGCTGCGGACAAGTTATCACAGGAAAAGGGCGAGTTGGTAGATCCCGAGGCCGTGACTTTCAAAGGCATGGAAAGTGCAGAACATAGCTCTCTGATTGAGTCTCTAGTTCAGGGAAAGTATTCCACAGCAGATATACCGCAGGCCAACAAGCCCCCTGTCATAGGTGAGATTCTAAAGAACCTAAGAAGCAACGAGACTTACCAAGCTTCCGGGAAAAAAACACAATTCATGGCGAAACTGGAATCACTTCTGGTCCGTCCAGCTAAAAGtgtttga
- a CDS encoding ribosome-recycling factor (COG:J;~EggNog:ENOG410PP0A;~InterPro:IPR023584,IPR002661,IPR036191;~PFAM:PF01765;~go_process: GO:0006412 - translation [Evidence IEA]): protein MLYYQKPRTIMMRHPTIFSQQFLPFFKASHSQVVYGIELRRHAFLRNFSNSPFLNKSKKRDILRQTGSEAISSQANSAPADPLDLTQLEHGIAAAASRLKDELSRLRMRGRLSTETIEGLRVQLSKGAKETAKLGELAQVVPKGGRMVTVLVSEENYVKPISSAILSSSLSLTPQHDPHNGLQLNIPIPPPTKESRDQAVLAAKTAMERAVTSVRDSRGAIHRRLQESIKKKIARPDDARKSQDKMEKLTEKGQKEVKELFEAAKKAMERV, encoded by the exons ATGCTTTACTATCAAAAACCCCGTACCATAATGATGCGTCATCCTACAATTTTTTCACAACAatttttgcctttttttaAAGCATCCCATTCCCAAGTCGTATATGGGATAGAACTCCGTCGCCATGCCTTTCTACGGAACTTCTCCAATTCGCCattcttaaataaaagtaaGAAACGGGACATCCTGAGGCAAACAGGCTCTGAAGCGATCTCTTCTCAGGCAAATTCCGCGCCCGCGGACCCGCTAGACCTTACACAACTCGAACACGGAATTGCGGCCGCAGCATCTCGACTCAAGGATGAGCTTTCAAGACTCCGCATGAGAGGGAGGTTGAGCACGGAGACCATCGAGGGCCTTCGTGTCCAGTTGAGCAAGGGAGCCAAGGAAACGGCGAAGCTGGGAGAACTTGCCCAGGTTGTCCCCAAAGGTGGACGAATGGTAACTGTTTTGGTCTCTGAGGAAAAC TATGTGAAACCCATATCTTCGGCGATTCTTTCCTCCAGCTTATCCTTGACGCCTCAACACGACCCCCATAATGGCCTCCAACTCAATATCCCGATTCCGCCGCCAACAAAAGAATCTCGAGACCAAGCCGTTCTCGCTGCAAAGACAGCCATGGAACGAGCTGTTACTAGTGTCCGTGATTCGCGTGGGGCTATCCATAGACGCCTCCAGGAATCCATTAAGAAAAAGATTGCCAGGCCAGATGATGCCCGAAAATCACAAGATAAAATGGAGAAGCTGACAGAGAAGGGACAGAAAGAGGTGAAAGAGCTATTTGAggccgcgaagaaggccatggaaCGAGTCTGA